One window of Candidatus Eisenbacteria bacterium genomic DNA carries:
- a CDS encoding CoA transferase, with product MPLEGLVVLDLSRVLAGPYATQMLGDLGADIWKIERPRVGDETRAWGPPFVGGQSAYYLSVNRNKRSAELDFRDPGHREALRRAARAADVVVENFLPGELARFGLDARTLLADKPELIVCSITGYGQDGPYAALPGYDAVLQGFTGLQSVTGEADGPPLKVGVALVDVATGSHAAAAILAALVGRLRGGAGAHLDVPLFEVGVHSLVNVAQSALATGRPARRHGTAHPQIVPYQTFAAADGLFVLAVGNDEQWRRLCSMLGEPARGDDPRWARNPERVLHRAEVVDWLRGVFAAAPREDWLRRLADARVPAGAVREMDEVMRDPALAARDFVRPVRLADGAETSLMALPWRIGAERPPLRLPPPALGQHTRQFLARFSG from the coding sequence CTGCCGCTCGAGGGGCTCGTGGTGCTCGACCTCTCGCGGGTGCTGGCCGGGCCGTACGCGACGCAGATGCTCGGGGATCTCGGCGCCGACATCTGGAAGATCGAGCGCCCGCGGGTGGGCGACGAGACGCGGGCCTGGGGACCGCCGTTCGTGGGCGGGCAGTCCGCCTACTACCTGTCCGTCAACCGCAACAAGCGTTCGGCGGAACTCGACTTTCGCGACCCGGGGCACCGCGAAGCGCTGCGGCGGGCGGCTCGGGCGGCCGACGTGGTGGTGGAGAACTTCCTGCCCGGCGAGCTCGCACGCTTCGGTCTCGACGCGCGCACGCTGCTCGCCGACAAGCCGGAGCTGATCGTCTGCTCGATCACGGGCTACGGGCAGGACGGGCCGTATGCCGCGCTGCCCGGCTACGACGCCGTGCTGCAGGGCTTCACCGGGCTTCAGAGCGTGACCGGCGAAGCCGACGGACCGCCGCTCAAGGTCGGCGTCGCGCTGGTGGACGTCGCCACCGGCTCGCATGCCGCCGCCGCCATCCTCGCCGCGCTCGTCGGCCGCCTTCGCGGCGGGGCAGGCGCCCACCTCGACGTGCCGTTGTTCGAGGTGGGCGTCCATTCGCTCGTCAACGTCGCCCAGTCGGCGCTCGCCACCGGCCGGCCCGCGCGCCGCCACGGCACCGCGCACCCGCAGATCGTGCCCTACCAGACGTTCGCGGCGGCGGACGGCCTGTTCGTGCTCGCGGTCGGCAACGACGAACAGTGGCGCCGGCTGTGCTCGATGCTCGGCGAGCCCGCGCGCGGCGACGACCCGCGCTGGGCGCGGAACCCGGAGCGCGTGCTGCATCGCGCGGAGGTGGTGGACTGGTTGCGCGGTGTGTTCGCCGCGGCGCCGCGCGAGGATTGGCTGCGGCGCCTGGCGGACGCCCGCGTCCCGGCCGGCGCGGTTCGCGAGATGGACGAAGTGATGCGCGATCCGGCCCTGGCCGCGCGCGACTTCGTGCGCCCGGTGCGGCTGGCGGACGGCGCCGAGACGTCCCTGATGGCTCTGCCGTGGCGGATCGGGGCGGAGCGGCCGCCGCTGCGCCTGCCGCCGCCGGCACTCGGCCAGCACACCCGGCAGTTCCTCGCGCGCTTCTCGGGCTGA
- a CDS encoding citrate synthase/methylcitrate synthase — protein MSESTSRPRGLDGVVAAQTRLSHVDGQNGRLVIGGYELDELAGKATFEQAAHLLWTGTLPTAAAAAELTREIAARRPLPAPVLALVREAVARSAPPIDALRMASSAMSLDVPNPADISPAADVANAKMLVARFPTVVAAWIRLRSGAEPIAPRADLPLAANFLHMVTGREPDPIAARALDTYWVTVIDHGMNASTFAGRVIASTRSDMISAVTGAIGALKGPLHGGAPGPVLDMLHEIGTAANCEPWVRARLAAGERIMGFGHRVYKVRDPRAQVLSRVAEQMSGAQLEDRELFDLARACEQTIVRVLDEVKPGRNLRTNVEFFTALVLQSLGLKPETFVALFACGRAAGWAAHVIEQHAEDHLIRPQSEYVGPRGLTIPG, from the coding sequence ATGTCCGAAAGCACCTCAAGACCACGCGGCCTCGACGGCGTGGTCGCCGCGCAGACCCGCCTGAGCCACGTGGACGGCCAGAACGGCCGGCTGGTGATCGGCGGCTACGAACTCGACGAACTCGCCGGCAAGGCGACCTTCGAGCAGGCCGCGCACCTGTTGTGGACCGGCACGCTGCCGACCGCGGCGGCCGCGGCCGAGCTGACCCGCGAAATCGCCGCCCGACGGCCGCTGCCGGCGCCCGTGCTCGCGCTCGTTCGCGAAGCCGTCGCCCGGAGCGCGCCGCCGATCGACGCGCTGCGCATGGCCTCTTCGGCGATGTCGCTCGACGTTCCGAACCCCGCCGACATCTCGCCGGCGGCCGACGTCGCGAACGCGAAGATGCTGGTCGCGCGCTTTCCGACGGTGGTCGCGGCCTGGATCCGCCTGCGCTCGGGCGCCGAGCCCATCGCGCCGCGTGCCGACCTGCCGCTGGCGGCGAACTTCCTCCACATGGTGACCGGCCGCGAGCCCGATCCGATCGCCGCACGTGCGCTCGACACCTACTGGGTCACGGTGATCGACCACGGCATGAACGCCTCGACCTTCGCCGGGCGCGTCATCGCCAGCACGCGCTCGGACATGATCAGCGCCGTCACCGGCGCGATCGGGGCGCTGAAGGGCCCGCTGCACGGCGGCGCGCCGGGTCCGGTGCTCGACATGCTGCACGAGATCGGCACGGCCGCGAACTGCGAGCCGTGGGTGCGCGCGCGGCTCGCCGCGGGGGAGCGGATCATGGGATTCGGGCACCGCGTCTACAAGGTGCGCGATCCGCGGGCGCAGGTCCTGAGCCGCGTCGCCGAACAGATGTCCGGCGCGCAGCTCGAGGATCGCGAGCTCTTCGACCTGGCGCGCGCGTGCGAGCAGACGATCGTGCGGGTGCTCGACGAGGTGAAGCCGGGCCGCAACCTGCGGACCAACGTCGAGTTCTTCACCGCGCTCGTGCTGCAGTCCCTCGGCCTCAAGCCGGAGACGTTCGTGGCGCTTTTCGCCTGCGGGCGCGCCGCGGGCTGGGCCGCGCACGTGATCGAGCAGCACGCCGAGGATCACCTGATCCGGCCGCAGTCCGAATATGTCGGGCCCCGGGGCCTGACGATTCCCGGTTAG
- a CDS encoding glycosyltransferase family 39 protein encodes MLQRVPPDPAARRPLRPAGPRRRPPLEPLWLFAVGFAVRAAYTLLANGRSPVPYADSADYDTLAWNLARGVGFALNGAAGPHPTAFRPPLVPWLTSLVYRGVGHDFFAALLLQCAIGALIAPVLAGYARATFGGGVARWAGWLAALCPPLVFFSGYLLTETTFALLLLIALHLSAEWVKTPRPARALGAGLVWGIAALARPTSLPLPLLVALWAWFPLGLTVTRRDRLRQVALLFAGVALAVGPWTIRNAIELKAFVPVTTGGGRALFDANNPRIWDDPARLGGAESLYHVEPWASRYRGLSEVGADRLSGRLAKQFLRERVAQWPAAAAAKLARFWRLTREGGSTGTWSRADSPLGRLLAMADPLLLWSLFAFPLALAGLVVTLLGGKRLFLSLPAVTIAFFTALAVVYWGALRMRVPVEPLIALYAAAGADALARRLRRGRRSFTVIEGRGSAA; translated from the coding sequence ATGCTCCAGCGCGTCCCCCCTGATCCGGCCGCCCGGCGGCCCCTGCGGCCCGCCGGTCCCCGGCGGCGTCCGCCGCTCGAGCCGCTGTGGCTGTTCGCGGTCGGATTCGCGGTGCGCGCGGCCTACACGCTGCTCGCGAACGGCCGCTCGCCCGTTCCCTACGCCGATTCGGCGGATTACGACACGCTGGCGTGGAACCTCGCCCGCGGGGTGGGGTTCGCCCTGAACGGAGCCGCGGGGCCCCATCCCACCGCGTTCCGACCGCCGCTCGTACCGTGGCTGACGAGCCTCGTGTACCGCGGCGTCGGTCACGACTTCTTCGCGGCGCTGCTGCTGCAGTGCGCGATCGGGGCGCTCATCGCCCCGGTGCTCGCCGGCTACGCCCGCGCGACATTCGGCGGCGGCGTCGCGCGCTGGGCGGGCTGGCTCGCCGCGCTGTGCCCGCCGCTGGTGTTCTTCTCGGGTTACCTGCTCACCGAAACGACGTTCGCGCTGCTGCTGCTGATCGCCCTGCACCTGTCCGCCGAATGGGTGAAGACGCCGCGGCCCGCCCGCGCCCTCGGCGCGGGCCTGGTGTGGGGAATCGCGGCGCTCGCGCGTCCGACTTCGCTGCCCCTGCCGCTGCTGGTCGCGCTGTGGGCCTGGTTTCCTCTCGGGCTCACGGTGACGCGCCGCGACCGGCTGCGCCAGGTCGCGCTGCTGTTCGCCGGCGTGGCGCTGGCGGTCGGGCCGTGGACGATCCGCAACGCGATCGAACTGAAGGCGTTCGTGCCGGTCACGACGGGCGGCGGCCGGGCGCTGTTCGACGCCAACAACCCGCGCATCTGGGACGACCCCGCGCGCCTCGGCGGCGCCGAGAGCCTCTACCACGTCGAGCCGTGGGCGAGCCGCTACCGCGGACTTTCGGAGGTCGGGGCCGACCGGCTCTCGGGTCGGCTCGCGAAGCAGTTCCTGCGCGAACGCGTCGCGCAGTGGCCCGCCGCCGCCGCCGCCAAGCTCGCGCGCTTCTGGCGCCTCACACGCGAGGGCGGATCGACGGGCACCTGGAGCCGCGCGGACTCGCCGCTCGGACGGTTGCTCGCCATGGCCGACCCGCTGCTGTTGTGGTCGCTGTTCGCCTTCCCGCTCGCGCTCGCCGGCCTGGTCGTCACGCTGCTCGGCGGCAAGCGGCTGTTCCTGTCGCTGCCCGCGGTGACCATCGCGTTCTTCACCGCCCTCGCGGTCGTCTACTGGGGCGCGCTGCGCATGCGCGTTCCGGTCGAGCCGCTCATCGCGCTCTACGCGGCCGCCGGGGCGGACGCTCTCGCGCGG
- a CDS encoding M3 family oligoendopeptidase produces the protein MTAEGGAAREAELASFIESLVAELAPLEREHNDEYWKLATTGGDEHLRRCAELDSRMRLAFARPESYARLRRIAAAGPLADPLLQRQLELLLAAHRSKQIPPAMIERQVLIEKRLEAVFTNFRAELDGQPVSDNALVEVLTRSEDVARRRRAWTAGKQVGAAVEADLLELVRLRNEGARLLGFANYHVMSLELDELPPEWLFGLLDRLERETQPLWNEYRGALERGLAERFGCSVSELRPWHYADPFFQQAPAAGADLSPFYARQDLEALTEGFFRACGFEIAPLLRLADLHERPGKNQHAFCMSVDRGDDIRVLCNLQPDEKWMGTMLHEFGHAIYDQCVDRSLPWLLRTHAHILSTEASAMLFGRLSRNPAWLRRWPGADPAELAKQAGPVARAVREQLLVQTRWELVMIHMERALYADPEQDLRSLWWDLVERFQGVRRPEGRDAPDWAAKIHFSIAPAYYQNYLLGEMVASQLQETLLERVLGGGPDRWERLSGDPAVGAFLRERYYAPGRRWTWRELIVHATGRELDTAPFVNDLSGWTASA, from the coding sequence ATGACGGCCGAAGGCGGGGCCGCGCGCGAAGCGGAGCTCGCATCCTTCATCGAGTCCCTGGTGGCCGAGCTGGCGCCGCTCGAACGCGAGCACAACGACGAGTACTGGAAGCTCGCGACCACCGGGGGCGACGAGCACCTGCGCCGCTGCGCCGAGCTCGACTCGCGCATGCGGCTGGCGTTCGCCCGGCCCGAGTCGTACGCGCGGCTGCGGCGCATCGCCGCGGCCGGGCCGCTCGCCGATCCGCTGCTCCAGCGCCAGCTCGAACTGCTGCTCGCGGCGCACCGCTCGAAGCAGATTCCGCCGGCGATGATCGAGCGGCAGGTGCTGATCGAGAAGCGGCTCGAGGCCGTCTTCACGAACTTTCGCGCCGAACTGGACGGCCAGCCCGTCTCCGACAACGCCCTCGTCGAAGTGCTGACGCGTTCGGAGGACGTCGCGCGGCGACGGCGTGCCTGGACGGCGGGCAAGCAGGTGGGTGCCGCGGTCGAGGCCGACCTGCTCGAGCTGGTGCGGCTGCGCAACGAGGGCGCGCGGCTGCTGGGGTTCGCGAACTACCACGTCATGAGCCTCGAGCTCGACGAACTGCCGCCGGAGTGGCTCTTCGGCCTGCTCGACCGGCTCGAGCGCGAGACGCAGCCGCTGTGGAACGAGTACCGCGGCGCGCTCGAGCGCGGTCTCGCGGAACGCTTCGGGTGCTCCGTGTCCGAACTTCGCCCGTGGCACTACGCCGACCCGTTCTTCCAGCAGGCGCCGGCGGCGGGGGCGGACCTTTCGCCCTTCTACGCGCGGCAGGACCTCGAGGCGCTGACCGAAGGGTTCTTCCGCGCCTGCGGTTTCGAGATCGCGCCGCTGCTGCGGCTCGCCGATCTGCACGAGAGGCCGGGCAAGAACCAGCACGCGTTCTGCATGTCCGTGGACCGGGGCGACGACATCCGCGTGCTGTGCAATCTCCAGCCCGACGAGAAATGGATGGGCACGATGCTGCACGAGTTCGGGCACGCGATCTACGACCAGTGCGTGGACCGCTCGCTGCCCTGGCTGCTCCGCACGCACGCGCACATCCTCTCGACCGAGGCGAGCGCGATGCTGTTCGGGCGGCTGTCCCGGAACCCGGCCTGGCTGAGGCGCTGGCCCGGCGCCGACCCGGCGGAGCTGGCGAAGCAGGCGGGCCCGGTGGCGCGGGCCGTGCGCGAGCAGCTGCTCGTCCAGACGCGCTGGGAGCTGGTGATGATCCACATGGAGCGGGCGCTGTACGCCGATCCGGAGCAGGACCTGCGGTCGCTGTGGTGGGACCTCGTCGAGCGCTTCCAGGGCGTCCGGCGCCCGGAAGGGCGGGACGCGCCGGACTGGGCGGCGAAGATCCATTTCAGCATCGCGCCGGCCTACTACCAGAACTACCTGCTCGGCGAGATGGTGGCCTCGCAGCTGCAGGAGACGCTGCTCGAGCGCGTGCTCGGCGGCGGCCCGGACCGCTGGGAGCGGCTGAGCGGCGATCCGGCCGTCGGCGCGTTCCTGCGCGAGCGCTACTACGCGCCGGGACGGCGCTGGACGTGGCGCGAGCTGATCGTGCACGCGACCGGCCGAGAACTCGACACGGCGCCGTTCGTCAACGACCTCTCGGGCTGGACAGCGTCCGCGTGA
- a CDS encoding acyltransferase: MKTFRVAFAQGRPAFGRTEANLEKGLALAATVDADLVVLPELWSTGYVFSSHAEVAALAEDARTGATAKALAWAAKREKRHYVAGFAEAARGRFYNSAMLVGPGGVQAVYRKLHLFEREQEWFERGDLPLGVHRVGPARVGMLICYDWRFPEASRVLALKGADVIVHPSNLVFPHAQQAMLTRALENRVYVVTANRTGTERRRGGTVPFTGRSQIAGPDGQPLARASRTGEVAAAADVDLARVRDKRLTRRTALFSNRRPEHYAALTGGRDLAYPPVRAVPRRRRGRA; encoded by the coding sequence ATGAAGACCTTCCGCGTCGCGTTCGCGCAGGGCCGCCCGGCATTCGGCCGCACCGAGGCGAATCTCGAGAAGGGCCTCGCGCTGGCGGCCACCGTGGATGCCGACCTGGTCGTGCTCCCGGAGCTGTGGTCCACGGGCTACGTCTTCTCGTCGCATGCCGAGGTCGCCGCCCTCGCCGAGGACGCGCGCACGGGCGCCACCGCGAAGGCGCTCGCGTGGGCGGCGAAGCGCGAGAAACGCCACTACGTCGCCGGCTTCGCCGAGGCCGCGCGCGGCCGCTTCTACAACAGCGCGATGCTGGTCGGACCCGGTGGCGTCCAGGCCGTCTACCGCAAGCTCCACCTGTTCGAGCGCGAGCAGGAGTGGTTCGAGCGCGGGGATCTGCCGCTCGGGGTCCACCGCGTGGGCCCGGCGCGCGTCGGCATGCTGATCTGCTACGACTGGCGTTTTCCCGAAGCCTCGCGCGTGCTGGCCCTGAAGGGCGCCGACGTCATCGTCCACCCGAGCAACCTGGTCTTCCCGCACGCGCAGCAGGCGATGCTGACCCGCGCGCTCGAGAACCGGGTGTATGTCGTGACCGCGAATCGGACGGGCACCGAGCGCCGGCGCGGCGGAACCGTGCCGTTCACCGGGCGCAGTCAGATCGCGGGACCCGACGGGCAGCCGCTCGCGCGCGCGAGCCGGACGGGCGAGGTGGCGGCAGCCGCGGACGTGGACCTCGCGCGCGTGCGCGACAAGCGGCTGACGCGCAGGACCGCGTTGTTCTCGAACCGCCGGCCCGAGCACTACGCCGCGCTCACCGGCGGCCGCGACCTCGCCTACCCGCCGGTCCGTGCCGTGCCCCGCCGCAGGAGAGGGCGGGCATGA